From Manihot esculenta cultivar AM560-2 chromosome 18, M.esculenta_v8, whole genome shotgun sequence:
ttttttcttacaaaCTATTTATTGAAAATGAAGTATATATGGTTAGggattatttttataaactcaattatttttgtagttatttattttagaaaataaaaaaaaaaagccatatTTGCAACCCCACAAAGCTAATTATATGACCTGTCCTGTCTACATGTCCAATTAATCATACAAGAGCAGAAAAGGGTAAGTGGGGCCAACCCAACACTTAACATCCATGACTTGTGTGTTGGTGGGTTTTCAAAGTCTAATTGTTCATCAACTATCCCCACAATATGAAGAAATTACgaaaaaagtaataataataattggctCCCTAAACTTTGATAaggtttaaataaaataaattttaaaattttatctaaatctATCCTCAATCtttaattaagtttaattaattatgcttttatatattaattgggTGTTTCTGCAGGAACATGTGTAATTCCTTTAATTTCCTCCCTTGTAATCCAAGTCCAAGTGCTTGTGTAGTTCAAAACTTGAACTAGGTAATTAATTTGTTGTCATTTTTGTCTTaaactttaataaaataaaaatattttctatgtcTTGTTATATGATAAATAACATATATTTAGACATTAATATATTATGCGTGGGATGAGCGATACTCTTTAAATCTTTttagtataaatttttaaaaaaaatcttctttttaaataaaaaaaacatcgtattatgaatataatataataaataatatatatgtatatataatattatgtataataatattataaataataatattataaatcaatttgaaagtgctaaaattttaaattgtattttatGTATAAGTTTTTTATCTTCGATTTTTAGTATCTTACgaaattttacatatatttaaCAAAATATCTTATGAAATTTTACATGCGTTTGACATAATGTGTATGTTAAATATAATATGATCCGAATCGAttaaacattaataaaaaaatattattattttattttcttttctctttgtaAGTTATCTAAATATATCATTATATAtctatcattattttatttccttttctCCTTGTAagttatttaaatatatcattaTATGGATATGGACAAGGAAGGAAATGGTGGCATGTAATAACTAGATTTGTCATTTGATAATTAGGTAATTGGTCCATTTCCATCCTCACAATTTCCTTAAAGGTATCATTAATTTATCCTAACATTTATAATTGCGTTCAATTCGAGTTATCTATTTGCCATGATCGTTGATGTCTTCTcctaagaaaagaaaaaattggatattccatttttattttttcaattttaatattaataatttttaaatataatttaccttAATTTTGTTGAGCTTAAGCTCTCTGAGTACATGCATATGTACAGCATAATGGCATTGGCAATTGTAGTGTTTGGATAGAGAGAATAAAATATTAGAGGGAAAATAGTTTTTCGAATGATAAActtacaatttttaaaaataatctataaaatacattgatattttagtaatttaaaaaaatatgagtggaatatgaattttttttctttcaaaattttcttaatttttcaattaaatataaaaaacagaACATAAATGTTATTTTCCTCTCtaatttttcttctccttttatattccCTCGATCCAAAAGCAGGCGTAGTCAAAACGACAATAAGCATCGTTGCAAATTTATACGGTATATATTTACCTTCAACAGAGATATTACGTGAGCTGAGAAAGGACCGAAACCTTCCTGGTCATGGAGAAGTTTGCTTAGAGGAAGAAAGATCGTTGAGCTTGAGCTGGTGATTAGATAGAACGTAAAAGACAATCtattttgtaaaatttgagGTAGGAAGCATGGATTCCAAGTTCTTTCAGGTATTTTAACCTCACAAGTCAACGTCTGGAGGATTCTCCTTTCATTTACATAAACCCTTGATTCAGGCAGTGGGATAAGAGGTAGCTTGCAATCATGTTGTTCCCCTGACGAATGCAGAGAAGCCCTGTAGATTCCACTTGCGCAAAATCAAAAGAGGAGATGTGAAAACATCAGCTACATGAAACAAAAACAATCCAAGCCAGCTTCTTCGAATAAGTTTGGGCAAAGCATTTGGGTTTTATCTATGGGTCCCTCCAAAAACTCAATCATATTTATAGAGAGCTAAGCAGCTTGCGTAAAAGCTAACCTCAATCCTCTTCTTGTTCTGGCCACACGCTAGAGTATGATGATTTTGGAAGCGTTAATTCAATATGGCCCCAAGGGATCGATAGCTAGGATCCCACAAACTACAATGCTTACTTTAGTGGATGGGTTTTAAGGCAGAAGGAATACGTTTCTTCTTTGGTTTGATCAAACCAACTCAATTAGAAATGAAAagttgaaaaaaagaaaagaaaagattgcAGGTCCTTCATAAATTACATCAGTAATATCATACCATATTTGATAAATACATTATGCGTAGCAATTactgataaataattttaaatttaaaattgttaaagagaattttattaaattaatttacaaacAAGTCATAAAATAAAGCTTTATTCGAATtaggatattaaattttttaaaaacaccTTTTAGAAGATACTATTTTAAAGTCAAATTACATGTTTGCTTCtcccaattttattttaaaaacgtTGGAGCTAAAATGATTGTGCAATTCTCATTAGGAGATAACATGATAAGTTTTAATTTATGTTGCCacaataatttttatgataaaattgtgaaaataaaatataaacaacAATTTCAATAGAATAGAAGATCAGATCTACACGCAGTATTTCTTAGAAAACTAGAAGAAAGTCACTATCAAAGGTAGATCCAAGGCGAATGAGAAATTGCCCCAAATACCAGCGCCACTGATTGAGCAACCAGATGATGGAAGGTCCCAAAAGCAAGCAATATAATCTTCATCATTTGGACCTCTTCAGTTAAAACCCCATTTATGGGTTTACCAAATTACCCTCAGTTTTCCAAAGGCAAAGATAACAGTAGAAATGCGTTACTAGTCAATTTCTCGTTTAAATATTCTATTCCAAGaaacaagtaaaaaaaaaaaaaacaataagaataaagaaatagagagatggTAAACAAagtaaagaaagaagaagaaatatcAGCGCCTCTTTCTCTTGCTTTCTCTGCTTTTCATGTTTCAACTCTTCCTGCCCAACGCCTCCCCTTTCGCTGTAAAAAGCAAAGCAATGACCCCATTTCTATACAACAGAGTCCCCCATTTATATACAACTGTTGGAAAAGgacagaaagagagagaaatccCATGGCTCTCCTCTCCTGTAAGGTGATTCAAACATCTCTCTTTTCGAAAGTCTCGCCaaacgaaaaaaaaattcacgaaATTCCATCAGCTGCCTATCTCTTCTATTAAGCTGTACACTTTCTTATTCCAAGTCTCCTCCTGAATCTTCTTTCTATCAGAGAAATATTTTCCCTGTTCCCTGTAGCTAGCTAACTTTTGAATCTTCATAATTCACATCCCTTggtattacaaaaatatattcCCAGCTGCAGCTGATCTTCAAAATTCAGCCAGTACACCCTCAGAAACCTACTGAGAGCTCTTCCTACCACATCTGCAGTGGCTTGATATCAGCCCGATAAATTAATTGCTCAATCTATTGCCATTTACAGTGTAGTCCTTGAAAGGGAGCACTCAGATTCAAGCAAAATCACTTTCTTTTTTGTAACGGACAAGTTTCTAATTGCAACTTCATTCCTGTTGCTACCTTTCTTCTACAAATATTCTCCCAAGGAAATCCCTGAATCTCTTTGAATAGTGTTTTGGATCCACAGCCGAAATTGAGGTAGGATCAGCTTGTAAGGATTTGTAGGCATGCTCCAACTTCTTGCTAATATCATAGTCTTGTAAGATATCAATGATCCCAAAATAAAGGACTACTTCATATATCTCACCGCTTCTAGAAGGGGTCAAATGGCTAATCCCACCAGGGGTGTACTGATCAAAATCACTCCTCCGAGCCATCCTTTCTGCTCTTGCCGGCATGTTTGCTCCTAACCTTATCAGAGATTTCCTGCAAAACCCACATTTATTTCAAATGACCTCATAATTACAGCTAATCcacaattataactaaaattctAATTTTCAGACAATGGAAATACTTTCAATGCGAAATGACACAAAACATAAAACAAATCATCAAAAATCATAACGGGGTATTTTCAAAACCATTTAAGCACTATTTATGCCTAATAACCTCATCTGCAAAATCCTGCAGATGAGAATTTCCACCACGGATTATTGGAAGGGAACCAGCAAAAAACTAAGCAACATATATGCCTGAAAATTCAAAACATGGACACATTCAGCCAAAACAAATGACAAATAAGCATTGCCTCTTACCCAGTAAGGCATAGGACCACAATCTAGTATGAACCCCACAAATATATTGCATAAAAAACAAGCCATTAAAGTATAATGCAAAAACCAACACTTGACAGCATATTTTTGCAATTGTCAATTATATGATATTTATGAGTCAACAATTGATTCAGCAGAAGcacttttcttttctcaatgTTGCCGCAAAAGTAACTTATGAGCTAAAACCAGAAGGAAGAAGATAAATACCGGCCAGATAAAATCCTATCTCTGTCCTGTAGCTCTGCCTCAAGGAAGCGGCAGCCACGCATGAACTTTTCATTTTGATAAGAATCCTTATTCCCTGAATAAGACGTGCATCTAATCAGCATAATATTGCTTGAAAAAAATTTTCCAGTGAGACTGACATATTGGTAATCCATTAAGGATAATGCTTAATTAATTACCAGAGCGCAAAATAAATGGTGACAACCCCATTTTGTCACAAGTACTATCATCACGGAAGTGAAGGCCAACCAATAGACTATAATCCATAATTCTCTCAGCTTCCAAAAATTCACAATCTCTATTAATTTGCCTGCACATTATCAACACCCATGGTTTTGAAATTGCAGGAGGAGCCAAATGCCAAccagtaaaaataatttaaatcctCTGCGCTTACTTAATAAGCTCCTGGTACCAATTTCGTTGAAGACGAAACATAAAATTGAGATCCAGGTCCTTCAGAGTTGTGGTTTCATCAATCTCACCCTCAGGCTTATCTGTTGTGCGGCCATGGGAGGATCCTTTTAGGTCAAATCTCCTATGTATTCTATACTCAGAGCAGAACAAATTGCCCATCACAATGAAACGGGTCTGAGTTTCAAGAATAACATGTGATCAGATATGTGAATAATGTTTCAAATGAATAAAACTTTGGACAACTAAACATTTCACCATATACCTTCTGTCCCCCAATTGGTTTAACACAATGCACACCGAAGAACTTGGTCACCAGTGACTTCTCATACCGACAAACATGCTGGTAATAACTGGGAAGCATCCTTATTAGCACCTAACCACAGATAAACACTCTTCAAAACCATGCAATTGACCATGTTTCAAATATCTTATTTAGTTGAGCGAGTGCTAAGAAACCAAGACAAGCAATTTAATAATTGCCCCTTTATGCTCCACTGGAATAATTCCTCGCCTTCAACCacttcaaatttaataaaaagaagTCAATGAAGTGCACAACTAACCTTGACTTCTGATTTCTTTACTGTTTTGATCATAAATCTGTCATCCTGAGTAAGGTAAAAGAAGCTTCCACTCTTTCCTGGAGAAGACAGTTCTCTGAGGGCATCATTTCCACAGATGGCTAGCATGTAATCAGCAGTATCAATTTGGAAATGCTCCCTCAAATGCCTAAATCAGCAAGAGAAAAAAGGGAAAGCAATAGATTCGAGTTACAACCATAgaataaaagggaaaaaaagaaaagaaaaagaaatatccTATCTATTCCAACAGAATTGATGAACATTCAGATCCAATCACATCAATTAAAACTTGAAGCCATGCAAAAACACAGCATAAATTGTAAAAGAACCTATAACCAGACAAATATAGACATATATGATACCTAAAGACCACGGGACAGTAATCCTTCCACCGAAACTCCACGGACTGATGCGGAGGTGTAGTCTTTGATCCTTCCGGCGGAAACCTCGTCCAGAACTTTTCCTTCGGATCAAAATCGCTGGGCTTCAGGTCCCTACGTATCTGGGCATGCTTCCCAACAGAATACCTAAATACAACACCACTATTACAAAGTCAAATCGAGCTCCAAAATGCACCCATACACGCATACAAAATCAAACAGACACAAATCAGAGTCCACCATACAGATTAAAATCCAGAAAcccaaattttctttttcaaaaaaaaaaaggtaataaAAACATATTTACCGGATACCCAATTGCAGATTAAGCATCAAATCGTAGTTTTTATGCCCTTTAGAAATCGTCTCTCCAGGCTTCTTCACCTCTGCACCATTAAAACAACACGACCCTCTTCGAAATTGCCGAATCCCATCCCGATCCAACCCATCCCTATAAATCATAGAAGCCTCGACAGTATCAATAATATCACAAGTAATATCCCCAGCCTCACCGTCACTCTCCCATATGCATATCCTCGGAAAATTCATGTTACTACCTCTGGCCCCATCCACCGACGATCTCTTCCTCGTCACCGTGGCCGGCAAGACTAAATCGCTCTCGCTCCCTTTCAAGCCATGTTCCTTGCCATTCCCAGGATAGAAAGTCCCATTCAATTCCTGAGTATCTTTATTGCTGTTCCAGGTACCGATATAACAACTCCTATCTGGCCATGTAAAAATACCATTTCCCTTTGGTACTCCATTTTCCCATTGCCCATCGTAGCGATTTCCATTCGCCCACATCAAAACCCCTCTCCCTGAAATGACACCATTTTTCCATTCACCGTCGTACACATTCCCATTTTTCCACACGTATCTTCCCTTCCCGTCCTGGAGATTCTTCTTCCACGTTCCCTCGTAGAAATCCCCATTGGCGTACCGTTTCTGGCCGTACCCATGTTTACGATCGGAGCTCCAGGATCCACGGTAGGTGTCTCCGTCGGATCCGATAAATGTACCGAACCCTTCCATCCGACCCGACTTGAATTCTCCTTCAAATGTAGCACCTGACGGCCAAGAGAACTTCCCCTTACCCGATGCTTTTCCCCGGCGCCACTCTCCTTCGTACATGCACCCGTCAGTCCAGAGGTACTTCCCCGATCCGTGCGGCGCGTTTCCCGAGAATGACCCGATGTAGAGATCACCGTTGGGGAGAAGCTTCTCCACAGCAGTGGAGAAGCCGTTATCGACTTGTGCGGTGGCAATAGTGTTGGTGGGCGTGACTCTGCGGTTGGCGGACTGGGATCGAGCACGGTTAACGACTATAGGTTGCGGCGGACGAGATACAACCAGTGGATGCGATTTTGAGCTATCCTTGTCCGCCACTAGAACTAGAACCTTATCTACCCTGTCCCCTTCTCCTGATTTCTTCTTCTTAGCACTGGAAACGACGTCACTCTGCTCATCAACAAGACGTCCCTCACGCATTTTTGGCACATAAAATACTCTCTCTGTGTGGCTGCTGTTTCTATATCTTCATTGCTGCATTTACTGAGCTCCTAAGTTTTGGGCGGTAGAAATGGAAAAGCCGGAGAGAAAGGAAAGGGCATTTTCCGGCGGGTTTTGGGTGTTTCTCTCTCTAGAAATTTCCTCTGTAGGtttccttcttttttctctCTAAACTTCACTTTCTCTCTTTAGTGCTTTGCGTTTGGGGAAATAGGTGGGAATCCTTcgaaccccaacaaaacaaacagGACACTGTAGAGAGAGAGAATAATAGAAACGCTGAAagaaattaaacataaaaataaaaaatagtaattattattatttttttaaaaaaaatgaaaattacgaAGGATGGAGATATATTGAAGTAATGAGCCGGCCTTTCCTTGTGAACATTGCTGCTTACTTTGAGCGTACATACACAACTCCGCATCTTATCCCAtcccaaatttattttttctcgtTTTAACAAACTccatttcatataaaataaatttaagaatcaTTAAGCTTTACTAATCTTTCGATCCCAAACAcattgattaaaataatataataataaacatattttttaaacttgagaaagtaataaaatataaacaaatttaattttaaatatttattaagtttatactattatttttcataatatttaatttcacttttatact
This genomic window contains:
- the LOC110608196 gene encoding phosphatidylinositol 4-phosphate 5-kinase 1, with the protein product MREGRLVDEQSDVVSSAKKKKSGEGDRVDKVLVLVADKDSSKSHPLVVSRPPQPIVVNRARSQSANRRVTPTNTIATAQVDNGFSTAVEKLLPNGDLYIGSFSGNAPHGSGKYLWTDGCMYEGEWRRGKASGKGKFSWPSGATFEGEFKSGRMEGFGTFIGSDGDTYRGSWSSDRKHGYGQKRYANGDFYEGTWKKNLQDGKGRYVWKNGNVYDGEWKNGVISGRGVLMWANGNRYDGQWENGVPKGNGIFTWPDRSCYIGTWNSNKDTQELNGTFYPGNGKEHGLKGSESDLVLPATVTRKRSSVDGARGSNMNFPRICIWESDGEAGDITCDIIDTVEASMIYRDGLDRDGIRQFRRGSCCFNGAEVKKPGETISKGHKNYDLMLNLQLGIRYSVGKHAQIRRDLKPSDFDPKEKFWTRFPPEGSKTTPPHQSVEFRWKDYCPVVFRHLREHFQIDTADYMLAICGNDALRELSSPGKSGSFFYLTQDDRFMIKTVKKSEVKVLIRMLPSYYQHVCRYEKSLVTKFFGVHCVKPIGGQKTRFIVMGNLFCSEYRIHRRFDLKGSSHGRTTDKPEGEIDETTTLKDLDLNFMFRLQRNWYQELIKQINRDCEFLEAERIMDYSLLVGLHFRDDSTCDKMGLSPFILRSGNKDSYQNEKFMRGCRFLEAELQDRDRILSGRKSLIRLGANMPARAERMARRSDFDQYTPGGISHLTPSRSGEIYEVVLYFGIIDILQDYDISKKLEHAYKSLQADPTSISAVDPKHYSKRFRDFLGRIFVEER